Part of the Nicotiana sylvestris chromosome 5, ASM39365v2, whole genome shotgun sequence genome is shown below.
GCAGGTTTGAACGTTAGCGGGGCGGTGCGGGTTTGAGATTTTGCGGTtgcggggcggggcgggtttaattttaaaattaaaaaatatgcGGGGCGGGGCGCTGGtggggatttaattttaaaaggctGTAGTAAAAAATCAAATTTAAGTCTAGctttctaaaaaagaaagaaattttaTTAGGAAAACAAAATGCGGGTGCGGGCGGGGCGGGGCGGGTGAACGCGGGTGGAGTGCGGGGCGGGTGAATGCGAGTTTAAATCCTATGCAGGGCGGGGCGGGGTGGGTTTAAATTTTGCGAATTCAGACAGAACCCGCCCCGCACCCAGACCGCGCCCCGCCTGCCATTCCTACTTTTAAGTTACCTTTCTTTATTATCGGGAAGAAGAAGTAAGAaaatttgtaattttttattttttttaaaatatgcaTGGGTAGATAGTACACAAGgaataagaaaaaaggaaaaaatatgaaataggtaaagaaaaggaaaaatcaaaggaaaaaaatTGCGCAAGACCATATATATAACTATACAAGTGATTCCATGGATTGGAATAGTTGGATTCTATTTTATCTCCTTTTCGTTTCATTCGTTGTTACCGTTGTTATTACTTTTACATAAATAGAAAAGATTAGATGCtatacaaaaaatcaaaaatctctAGAAGTCTAAACacttaaaaaaaattagaaaaataagttataataataaaatgaataaaaacatGAACTTTAATCTATCcgaatatgaaaattgaaaagaatCTTAGCATAGAAAGGAATAATTTTTATATATGATATTAGAAATACGTCTATCATCTAAGCTTTATATGGCCGCACGAAGCGCGGACAAATTTACtagttttttatatatttatgatATCTACTCATactttttattaattttatagATTACGGGAGGCttcaactaagaaaagaaagaagataagATACTTACGAGAATTAAATCTTGCACATATCTAATAAAAGTTACTTAACAAAACATTTTGATATGATAATAACTctttattttttaactttttataTTTGATAATAGAATATATGTTATTTTTATCATATTCAAGCTAACATTGAAAATATAAAAAACGTGTTAAGATCAATTAGTAGATATATTTCTTTCTGTTAATCGCGTGAATTTGAGCAAAATAAGAGGTAACACTATgatcaataaaataaaattttatgtaATTGAGAATTATGTGTTAGATATTGCACTATCAAAATAATATGACGTGCAAGCATTTGGTTCAAATAATATGAAACTTTATTTTACTTTAATATATTACGTAAAATTAATTTCATCTTGTTAAGGCGAAAAATTGAGTTTCTTATTTAATGAAGTTTCTAAACCCAcatagtttttaatttttttatttcgaCCTACCTTGCCCCGTCCCGCATGTGTTTAAACCCGTACCGCCCCATTGTCATCCCCATGACCACGCTATATTCCCTACACCGTGATTATATCTTTGATTTTTTAAATATATGTTTTTACTTTTTACTTAGAGAGTGTGTATAAATATACGCATAAGCATTATTATAGTTAGAACTTAGATGTAAATATTGAGTGCAAATAAACGTAAAGCCAAGGTAAGAGATGATTAAGTATTATTTTTCTCCATCTACGACCTACTACCCTAGTGAGGTTAGATTAAATTCTCTActtcatttgttcatttcttatttttccatattttgaaaagaaaaaataaacctTGGtggatttttataattaaaaaatatgGCAATATTGTTAATTCGGATTCATGCAATAATGTCAATTCAAATGAAATAGAAAAATATTTATTAGGATTGCAGCAAATCTTCCTTAAGTAgtaaaattataattattttaaatcactaCTTAAAACAAATCATTTTTTCCTAGACTAATTAGGTAGCTAATTTATTTCGAATCATCTAGAAAACATAATCTAATTACCTCTAAAGTATACAAATTCTCCTATATATAAGTCTATCGATCACCATTAGTGTTAAGCACTCCATTAGCAAATTCTTCTTAAAAGAAAAATGGCTTTCAAattcaattcttttctttttgtgaCTCTCTCAATTGTAGTAGTTGCTTCCACCTTCTCCTATGTTTCGGCTCGCGTACCGAATACTCTAGCTCCGTCCCCGTCAGTTGATGATTGGCAACCCATAAAAGATCTAAAGGATCCTAAAGTGATAGACATTGCAAATTTTGCAATAAAAGCGTACAACGATAAAACAGAAGGTTCTGACTTGAAGCTTAAGAAAGTGTTGAAGGGAAAATTTCAAGTAGTTGCTACTGGCATTACTTATCGATTGCTTATTTCCACCACGGACGAAGATTTCGCCGATGAGGATATAGCGGTTGTTTTTGAAAATTGTAAGGACAATGTTAGAAAACTCATTTCTTTTTTAAGTTTGCGTAACAATTAAGTGTTATAAGCATCTAATACCCATTATTTAAAGAATGAAATAGCTCAAATTTAATGTTTCATTTCGTATTGCTTATTTTTTGGCAATATTAGTTAtgggtttttctttttcttttttgaagaaTCTCATAAATCGTCTTCAAAGTATATGTGGACATTTTATCTTGTTCAACTTTTAAACGAGACAACATATATTTCAATTGCATTATTTTAATTTGACAATGCTGAATATATTCAAATCTTTTATATATAAGTACTCGGCCTTTTTGTGGCGATATATATTGCCACAAAAGCTCCAACAGTCCCCACTAAAAACAGTTAGTAGCGATTTTAAGGTCGCTCCAAGTACTACCGTTACTAAATGTTATTTGTGGCGACTTTTGAGAGTCGCAATTCCCGTAACCATTGATAAAAGTAGGAAAGTAAATATATGAATAAGTTAAGGAAATTCAATATCTAAtttatatataaaagaaaaatttaactTAACATACACACGATCCGGCCGAACCTCTTCCGTACACCTAGCCCCGACCCTTGCCCATAACACGAAtttaaaactttttatttttggtttcCTATCCGATGTCTGATACTCGCAAAATATATTTGAATTCGCGCCGCGTAAGACCTTATTCGAAAAAAAATGCTCCTTTCCAAAGATTTTTTCATACTCGAAACTCGAACCTGAAACTTCTCGGCGATGGAATTTAAAACTTTCGTAAAAGTGAAACCGCAAATCTTAGAAATTAAGTCACATGACAACTGTCGGTTCCCCACATACCTACCACCTAATTCCTTTAAATAAGGCACCCATTAAACtctttaacaacttttaaaaataaccATTTTCCTCAGTATTTTCATTCTCAAAATCCTcacaatacaaaaataaaaagaaaaagaaaaaatgaccaTCAAATTGACCTCTATTTTCTCCGTGACTCTCTCAATTTtgttaatttcttcatttttcttccaAATCTCCACCGCGTTGGGCGGCGCACCAGGTAGTTGGAAGCCTTTAACAGACGTAAATGCCCCTGATGTGGTGGCGATCGGGCAGTTTGCGGTGAATGAGCACAATAAAGCGGAAGGGACAAAGTTGGAATTTCAAAATATCGCGAAAGGAGAAACTCAAGTCGTTGCCGGCACAAATTATCGACTTGTTATCAACGCCAAGGACGGCGGTTCTGTTCATAAATATTTGGCTGTTGTTTGGGATAAGCCTTGGGAGAAAGTTAAGAAGCTTACTTCTTTCAAAAAAATGTGAGGTTCGTTTTTTCAGAACGAGCGTGATCTTATTATTAATACGAGTATATATTTTCGTGTTTTTTCGTATTTATATATAGTTGAATTATGTTTATGGAATTCGTCCTAGATCCGCCTCGTTGATTAATgaagaaaaaatgagaaaatgtGATGTTGGTGTATGTAGGGTTAGTTGTTTCTTTATGTGTAATATTTGAAGACttgtaataaaagtaaagatatGGTGTTTTGTTTCATTGTATGTGGCGTAATATATGGTTTACATTATTAATGTTGGAAGGATTTGCTTCTTTGCTTGTGAGATTAGGGTGTTATTACTTTTTGCTCGTgctaaaattatttatattcggtaGTCAAAAAGTGTATATaacttgtataatttttgtatataacatacagaatgtatatatatataaaaaatatacaaattttatatattttttcgattATTACTTTTACAACGGCTATAGAGTGTCATTTTTCATTTGAAATTGTTGATCTAAGGTTATTTTGGACAAGAAATTCAATTTGGAGTATAGTTTACTAGATAGACATATGAGTCACTTGAACATTATTATTGACTTGTCAAACACTCAATATATATGCATTTAAAATATGTAGAATGGATGATAATTTTAATTCTGTCTGTATGAGTTTCTCATATTATCGGTGTCTAGATCTAATAAAGGATGAGGACTTCAGTAGGTTAATATATAATCTAACATAAAATTAGTCAATTTATACTGAATCCTCTGTAATGTATGCATAGATGATGTCAACAAAATCATCTTCGTGGTGTGTCCCATTCGAAGATGATATTGTGCTAATCCACGAAACTAGTAAAAATAGTACGGGCTAGCGAGTTTTCgaactggtaattgaaaaatagctagcgtttgcaaagtta
Proteins encoded:
- the LOC104214758 gene encoding cysteine proteinase inhibitor 5-like — protein: MAFKFNSFLFVTLSIVVVASTFSYVSARVPNTLAPSPSVDDWQPIKDLKDPKVIDIANFAIKAYNDKTEGSDLKLKKVLKGKFQVVATGITYRLLISTTDEDFADEDIAVVFENCKDNVRKLISFLSLRNN